In Helianthus annuus cultivar XRQ/B chromosome 3, HanXRQr2.0-SUNRISE, whole genome shotgun sequence, a single window of DNA contains:
- the LOC110901456 gene encoding extensin-like translates to MGFNPLGPEDHFPGNNAMEVDEDTDPSMPPSGTPNHPIEISDGSPFVGSPYNGPDSYEERFRQHDWVFTPSYHNSPLHQPQHSSPLHLQQQQQNPSEYYRRDVVTPPPPPPPVLPPPPPRRRGRNARMSTRGGIHIGTPPHSGSSRYSPLHEEPEMGESSHPVLEVTSAPIAPPPPQDFGNPIPAYTSAAAYNPFEPTFPPGYNYTEDPYWVAANYNSLNLESTFGGPWATGQSTYGYPSYGYQLSQPPQPPQYPLPPPAPMMSPPQVQEILQGINDVRREMRHELREERRHNRGMFKKMVDLIKGKGKKDY, encoded by the coding sequence atgggttttaacccacttggaccagaAGACCATTTCCCTGGCAACAATGCGATGGAGGTCGATGAAGATACCGATCCCTCAATGCCACCATCTGGAACTCCGAACCACCCtatcgagatttctgatgggtcacCTTTTGTGGGATCACCATACAATGGTCCCGACAGCTATGAGGAGAGATTCAGGCAGCATGACTGGGTAtttacccctagttaccataactctccccTGCACCAGCCACAGCACAGCTCTCCCTTGCACctccagcagcagcagcaaaatCCTTCTGAGTATTACCGGCGTGACGTGGTCactccaccgccgccaccacctccggttttgcctcctccgcctccgaGGCGAAGAGGAAggaacgcacggatgtccacaCGAGGGGGAATACAcatcggcacccctccacattcaggtagcagccgatACTCGCCACTTCACGAAGaaccagagatgggagaatcttcaCACCCCGTCTTAGAGGTAACATCTGCGCCAatcgcgccaccaccaccacaggattTTGGGAACCCAATCCCCGCTTATACTAGCGCGGCCGCATATAACcccttcgagccgacttttcccccaggttATAACTATACAGAGGATCCCTACTGGGTAGCTGCGAACTACAACTCTCTCAATCTGGAAagtacttttggaggtccctgggctacgggacaatcgacCTATGGATACCCATCATATGGATATCAGCTGTcgcagcctcctcaaccaccgcaaTATCCGCTACCACCACCGGCACCGATGATGTCGCCGCcacaagttcaagaaatccttcaaGGGATAAATGATGTGCGACGAGAGATGCGGCATGAGTTGCGGGAAGAGCGTCGGCATAATCGTgggatgtttaagaagatggtggaTTTAATCAAGGGAAAAGGCAAGAAGGACTACTAA